TCGGGGGTCGCGCCGAGACGTTCGGCCAGTGCGATGGAGCGGGCGTTCCGCGGCGCGATATAGGAGACGAGCGTGTCGCGCCCCATCTCCCCATAGGCATAGTCGCGCGCGGCCTGCGCCGCCTCCTGCGCATAGCCCCGGCCCTCGAACCCCTCGACGAGGAACCAGCCCAGTTCGAGCTCGGGAAAATGCGGGAGCCTGCCGAGCACGACCTGCCCGACGAAGGCGCCGGTGCCGCGCTCCTCCACGCCCCAGGCGCCGTGGCCGAAGAGGTGCCATTGCGCGATATCGCTGCAAAAGGCGAACCACGCCTGGCGCCGGGTCAGCGGCCCGTTCATGTGCTGCGAGCGTTCGGAGGCGAAGACGTCGGCATAGGGCCCGAAATCCTCGATCCGGTGCGCGCGCAGCCTGAGGCGCTGAGTTTCTATGACCGGGGCGTCGCTCATCGGCTCACTTCTTCTTGCCGAGACCCGAGAGGTTGGAGGGAAGGCCCATGCCGCCGCCGCCGAGCCCCGGAAGCCCGCCCGGCATGCCCTTGGGCATCGCGCCTTGCAGCGCCTTGGTGGCCTCCGCCATCTTCGCCGGATCCATGTCTTCGAGACCTTGCGGACCGCCCTTGCCGAACATGCCCTTCACGGCCTGTTTCAGCATGCCGCCCTTGCCCATCTTGCCCATCTTCTTCATCATGTCCGCCATCTGGCGGTGCATTTTCAGAAGCTTGTTGAGTTCGGACACCTCGAGGCCCGCCCCCGCCGCGATCCGCTTCTTCCGGCTCGCCTGCAACAGGGCGGGATTGGCGCGTTCCTTCTTGGTCATGGAATTCACCAGCGCGATCTGGCGGGCGATGATCTTGTCGTCGAAGCCCGCGTCCTGCACCTGCTTCGCCATCTTGCCCATGCCCGGCATCATGCCCATGATGCTTTCCATGCCGCCCATCTTCTGCATCTGCTCGAGCTGCATCTTCAGGTCGTTCATGTTGAACTGACCCTTCTGGAAGCGCTTGATCATCCGCTGGGCCTGTTCGGCCTCGATCGTCTCCTGCGCCTTCTCGACGAGGGCCACGATGTCGCCCATGCCGAGGATGCGGCCGGCGATCCGCTCCGGGTGGAATTCCTCGAGCGCGTCCATCTTCTCGCCCAAGCCCACGAACTTGATCGGCTTGCCGGTGACCGCGCGCATCGACAGGGCCGCGCCGCCGCGCCCGTCGCCGTCCATCCGGGTCAGCACGACGCCGGAAATGCCGATGCGGTCGTCGAAATTCTCCGCCGTGTTGACCGCGTCCTGGCCGGTGAGGCCGTCGACCACGAGCAGCGTCTCGCGCGGGGAGGTGATGGCCTTCACCTCCTCGACTTCCGCCATCAGCGCCTCGTCGATGGACAGGCGGCCGGCGGTGTCGAGCATGTAGACGTCATAGCCGCCCATGGTCGCCTGTTGTTTCGCGCGTCGGGCGATGTCGGCGGGGGACTGGCCGGGCACGATCGGCAGGGTGTCGACCCCGATCTGTTCGCCCAGGATCCTGAGCTGGTCCATGGCGGCGGGGCGGTAGACGTCGAGCGAGGCCATCAGCACGCGCTTGCCCTGCCGGTCCTTCAGCCGCCGGGCGAGCTTTGCCGTGGTGGTCGTCTTGCCGCCGCCCTGAAGGCCGACCATGAGGATCGGGGCAGGCGGGTTGTCGACCTTGAGCGTCCCGATCTCCTCCTCGTCGCCCGCCAGCACATGCACGAGTTCATCGTGGACGATCTTGACGACCTGCTGGCCGGGGGTGACGGATTTCGTCACCGCCTGGCCGGTGGCCTTGTCCTGCACCGCCTTGACGAAATCGCGCGCGACGGAGAGAGACACGTCGGCCTCGAGAAGCGCGACGCGGACCTCGCGCAGGGCGGTCTTCACATCGTCCTCGGACAGGGCACCCTGTTTGGTGAGCTTGTCGAAGACGCCGGAGAGGCGGTCGGACAGATTTTCAAACATTGGCGGTCTCCCTGCCGTATTGACGTTGTGCTCCATCTGGGGACGAAGCGGCGAAATTGAAAGGCCAACACAGGTTGCCCCCGTGGGCGCAACGCGCTGACGGGGGGCGATCCTGGCCTCAGCCTGAGGACCGGAAGGTCTGACGCTTCCGGGAAATTTGGACCGCTCTCTACGCGCGTGCGCAGGACGAGTCAAGGGAGGCGGTGGAAAACCCTGTTCCGGCGCGCGATCCCGCGCTAGGCTGTGGCGCGACCAGGTCCGGGACTATTCGCGGGAGTATTCGGATGGAGACTGCCCATCGCGCCGCGTTCGAGACCGCCGCTCCGGAGGCGGGGGTGCTCTTCGTCGCCAGCGGCCCGGATTACGTCGACCTTGCGGTCCAGTCCGCGCGGTCGCTGCGCGCGCATGAGCCGGGGATCGCCATCGACCTCGTCACCGACCTGCCGGAGAACCTGCCTGCCGGGCTTTTCGACCGGGTGAGCGCCTGCCCCGATATGCACCCGCGCGAAAAGCTGCGCGCGATGCCCGCGACCCGGTTCGCACGCACGCTCTACGTGGATTGCGATACGCTCTTTCTCGCCCCGCTCGGCGATCTCTTCGGCCTTCTCGACCGTTTCGACTGCGCGCTGGCCCATGACGTGCGGCGCGACTGGGAGCTGATCCGGCAGGGGCGGGACCATGTCACGCCCTATGCCTTTCCCCAGCACAATTCGGGCGTCCTCCTCTATCGTCGTTCCGAGGCGATGCTCGCCTTCCTCGCGGAATGGGCGGCGCGCTTCTTCGCGGATGACACGATCTCCCGCGATCAGGTGATCCTCAAGGACCTCCTGTGGGAAAGCGACCTGCGCTTCTACGTGCTGCCGCCGGAGTTCAACCTGCGGCGGGTGACGCATCTCGACGCCTGGGAACCGCTCGACGCCGTGCCGACGATCCTGCATTCGCACCGGCTCCAGGATCACATGCGCGCGGGAACGGAGCGGATCTCCACGCCGGGCGACCTGCTGCGGGTCGAGCGGGCGGCGCTTGCGGAGGAATGGGCGGGTGTGCTGCCGGAGGCGGCAAGGCGCTGGTCGGCGCTGCGCCGGGGGTAGCCCCCTTGCATCTTCGAACGTCTGGCGTCAGAACCCCAGCAGAGTGTTCCTTTCCGCACATGAGGCCGCGCCTATGTCCGTCGAAAACTGGGATGAATTCCGCACCGCCTTCCAGGTGGCGAAACTCGGCACCGTGTCGGGGGCCGCGCAGGTGCTCGGCGTCCACCATGCCACCGTTATCCGCCATATCGACGCGCTCGAGGCCCGCCTCGGGGTGAAGCTGTTCCAGCGCCACGCGCGCGGCTACACGCCGACCGAGGCCGGGCTCGACCTGCTGAAGGTCGCGCAGACCACCGACGACCAGTTTTCCCAGCTCGTCTCCCGCATCAAGGGGCGCGGCGAGGAGGTGGCGGGGGAGATCGTCATCACGACCCTGCCCGGCATGGCCGGGCTCATGGCGCCGGTGCTGGCGGATTTCCAGCGCGAGCATCCCAATCTCGTGGTGCGCTACCTTGCGGGAGAGCGCGTCTTCCGCCTCGAATACGGGGAGGCGCATGTCGCGATCCGGGGCGGGCGGCCGCCGCAGGAGCCCGACAATGTCGTGCAGCCCTTCTATTTCCAGCAATACGGCCTTTACGCGCACAAGGACTATCTCGACCGCTGCGGTCGGCCGGGGCCGGAGCGGCTCGCCTGCGACCTGAACTTCGTCGCGCTCGACAATCTCGAAAGCCGGGCGCCCTTCATGGTCTGGTTCCGGGAGAACATCGCGCCCGAACGCGCGGCCTTCCGCGTCTCCGATCTCGACGCCATGGTGCAGGCGATCCTGTCGGGGGCGGGGGCGGGCTTCCTGCCGACCTGGCTGGCGCTGAACGAACCCGATCTCGTCGAGCTCAAGGCCCCGCGCGAGGCCTGGGGCAGCCAGACCTGGCTCGTGACCCATGTCGACCTGCACCGCACGCCGAAGGTCCAGGCCTTCCTCAGCTTCCTCAAGACGCGGGCGAAATCCTGGCCGGGCGGGGCGTGAACCAGAGGCTGGACGCCGCCGCGGCCGTCGTCTAGACCCTCCTGCGCAGACGCAATCCGGAGATCTCCCTTGGCGCATCACGCAACCGCCGCCGACCGGCGCAACGGGCATCTGGCGATGCTCGCCTTCTCCTGTCTCGTGGCGGGCTCCTTCTCGCTCGGCGCGATGGCCGCCAACGAGATCTCGCCGCTGGCCCTCAACGGCGTGCGCTTTGCCGCCGCCGCCGTGATCGTGGGCGTGCTCGCGCAGGTGACGGGCGGCATCCCGCGCGCCGCCCTGCACCAGCCCTGGCGCTACATCGTGCTCGGCGGCATCTTCGCGCTCTATTTCGTCATGATGTTCGTCGGGCTGAAGACGGCCGAGCCGGTCTCCGCCTCCGCCGTGTTCACGCTCACCCCGCTCATCGCCGCGGGCTTCGGCTATCTTCTCATGCGCCAGATCACCACGCCGCGCATCGCCGCCGCGCTGGTCATCGGCGCGGCGGGGGCGCTCTGGGTGATCTTCCGGGCCGATCTGCGCGCGCTCATGGCCTTCCATGTCGGGCGGGGCGAGGCGCTCTATTTCATCGGCGTCGTCGCCCATGCGCTCTACACCCCGCTCGTGCCGCGCCTGCATCGCGGCGAGGGGACCTTCGTCTTCACCTTCTTCATCCTCTCGGGCGCCGCGCTCGCCATCCTCCTGTTCGGCTGGCGCGACATCGTCGCGACCGACTGGGCGCATCTGCCCGCGATCGTCTGGATCGCCCTCGGCTATATCACATTCTTCGCCACGACGATCACCGCCTCGCTGCTGGCCTTCGCCTCCGTCCGGCTCGAGAGCGCGAAGGTGATGGCCTATACCTATCTCGTCCCCACCTGGGTCATCGTCTGGGAGGTCCTGCTCGGACACGGCGTCCCGGCCCCGCGCCTGCTCGGTGGCGTCGGCCTCACCGTGCTTGCCCTGCTGCTGCTGCTCAAGCACGAGGACCGCGGGCGGGAGGGCTGAGGGAACCTTCGCCCCGCCCGGCACGTTTTGCCCCAGACACCAGACAGGAGAGACCTCATGCACAGCATCATCTATCTTGTCGGTCTGATTGTGGTTGTGGGCGCGATCCTCAGCTTCGTGTTTTAAAGATCGACAGCGGTATTCCGGCAAGCGCGCGCGGACCGGCCCGGTTTGCGCGCGTTTCCCGTTTCCGGCCTCAGCCCTCCGGCAGTTCGGCGGCGAGGAAGCGTTCGAGCGCGTCGAGGTCGATCTCCTCGATCTGTCCGAACCCCTTCATCCAGACCGAGGCCGCGCGCATCGCGTCGGGCTCGAGCTTGCACCATTTGACCCGGCCGCGCTTCTCCTGCGCGATCAGCCCGGCCCGCGTCAGGATCGCGAGATGCTTGGACACCGCCGCGAGCGACATCTCGAAGGGGTCGGCCACATCCGTCACCGCCATGTCGTCCTCGAGCAGCATGGTCAGGATCGCCCGCCGCGTCGGGTCCGCGAGTGCCGCGAAGATGAGATCGAGATCCTGTGCCATGGCATGAGCGTTAGAACCGCGCCGCAGTTTGGTCAACCATCCGGTTGAATGACGAAAACCTGCGTCCCCGGCGCCGCCCGACCCGCCGCGTCCCCGGCCTGTGCTTTTTGCTGCCAAAAATACTCAATTATAACAACATCATAACGCGCATCCCCGCCGGCCGATTCAGCGTTGACTCTGATCCACCCCCCGCATAGCTTGCCGCCAACTGACCGAGGGGGCTTTCTCCATGACCGATCCGCACGATCCTGGGCGTCTGCGCGCTCTGGAAGAGCGGCTCGAGAAGGCGAGGGCGGCGCACCAGCCGAAGGTCTCCCGCGGCGAAGAGCACTTTTCCCAGGCGAACATGGCCTGGCGGATGGTGACGGAACTCGTGGCCGGTCTCCTGATCGGTCTCGGCATGGGGTGGGGCCTCGACCGGCTCCTCGGGACGTCCCCGATCTTCCTCGTGCTGTTTATCGGATTGGGTCTCGCGGCCGGCGTCAAGACGATGATGCGCACCGCCAGGGAGATCGA
The nucleotide sequence above comes from Celeribacter indicus. Encoded proteins:
- a CDS encoding GNAT family N-acetyltransferase is translated as MSDAPVIETQRLRLRAHRIEDFGPYADVFASERSQHMNGPLTRRQAWFAFCSDIAQWHLFGHGAWGVEERGTGAFVGQVVLGRLPHFPELELGWFLVEGFEGRGYAQEAAQAARDYAYGEMGRDTLVSYIAPRNARSIALAERLGATPDPEAARPEGENADHCVVYRHPSPDALGDGGMEAYA
- a CDS encoding DMT family transporter; protein product: MLAFSCLVAGSFSLGAMAANEISPLALNGVRFAAAAVIVGVLAQVTGGIPRAALHQPWRYIVLGGIFALYFVMMFVGLKTAEPVSASAVFTLTPLIAAGFGYLLMRQITTPRIAAALVIGAAGALWVIFRADLRALMAFHVGRGEALYFIGVVAHALYTPLVPRLHRGEGTFVFTFFILSGAALAILLFGWRDIVATDWAHLPAIVWIALGYITFFATTITASLLAFASVRLESAKVMAYTYLVPTWVIVWEVLLGHGVPAPRLLGGVGLTVLALLLLLKHEDRGREG
- a CDS encoding LysR family transcriptional regulator, producing MSVENWDEFRTAFQVAKLGTVSGAAQVLGVHHATVIRHIDALEARLGVKLFQRHARGYTPTEAGLDLLKVAQTTDDQFSQLVSRIKGRGEEVAGEIVITTLPGMAGLMAPVLADFQREHPNLVVRYLAGERVFRLEYGEAHVAIRGGRPPQEPDNVVQPFYFQQYGLYAHKDYLDRCGRPGPERLACDLNFVALDNLESRAPFMVWFRENIAPERAAFRVSDLDAMVQAILSGAGAGFLPTWLALNEPDLVELKAPREAWGSQTWLVTHVDLHRTPKVQAFLSFLKTRAKSWPGGA
- a CDS encoding putative nucleotide-diphospho-sugar transferase; this translates as METAHRAAFETAAPEAGVLFVASGPDYVDLAVQSARSLRAHEPGIAIDLVTDLPENLPAGLFDRVSACPDMHPREKLRAMPATRFARTLYVDCDTLFLAPLGDLFGLLDRFDCALAHDVRRDWELIRQGRDHVTPYAFPQHNSGVLLYRRSEAMLAFLAEWAARFFADDTISRDQVILKDLLWESDLRFYVLPPEFNLRRVTHLDAWEPLDAVPTILHSHRLQDHMRAGTERISTPGDLLRVERAALAEEWAGVLPEAARRWSALRRG
- the ffh gene encoding signal recognition particle protein, translating into MFENLSDRLSGVFDKLTKQGALSEDDVKTALREVRVALLEADVSLSVARDFVKAVQDKATGQAVTKSVTPGQQVVKIVHDELVHVLAGDEEEIGTLKVDNPPAPILMVGLQGGGKTTTTAKLARRLKDRQGKRVLMASLDVYRPAAMDQLRILGEQIGVDTLPIVPGQSPADIARRAKQQATMGGYDVYMLDTAGRLSIDEALMAEVEEVKAITSPRETLLVVDGLTGQDAVNTAENFDDRIGISGVVLTRMDGDGRGGAALSMRAVTGKPIKFVGLGEKMDALEEFHPERIAGRILGMGDIVALVEKAQETIEAEQAQRMIKRFQKGQFNMNDLKMQLEQMQKMGGMESIMGMMPGMGKMAKQVQDAGFDDKIIARQIALVNSMTKKERANPALLQASRKKRIAAGAGLEVSELNKLLKMHRQMADMMKKMGKMGKGGMLKQAVKGMFGKGGPQGLEDMDPAKMAEATKALQGAMPKGMPGGLPGLGGGGMGLPSNLSGLGKKK
- a CDS encoding ArsR/SmtB family transcription factor, coding for MAQDLDLIFAALADPTRRAILTMLLEDDMAVTDVADPFEMSLAAVSKHLAILTRAGLIAQEKRGRVKWCKLEPDAMRAASVWMKGFGQIEEIDLDALERFLAAELPEG
- a CDS encoding AtpZ/AtpI family protein; translated protein: MTDPHDPGRLRALEERLEKARAAHQPKVSRGEEHFSQANMAWRMVTELVAGLLIGLGMGWGLDRLLGTSPIFLVLFIGLGLAAGVKTMMRTAREIEKDQARAAGENNAGTPASDERD